In Bacillus thuringiensis, the DNA window GAGTTAGAAGAATTAAAATTGAAGAAACGCTCTATTTTAGTTGCGGGTGGTAATAGAAAAATAAAATCAATTGATGGTGCGTTACGTGGCGGGTATGCAAATGTATTAATTATTGATCAGCATACGGCGAAGGAATTGTTACATTATCAAAAAGATTAGAAATAAAAGGCTTTCTCAAGATTTTAATTTTGAGAAAGCCTTTTATTTTACTATGTATGAATTATGGGAGTGTTTCTGAATACAAATTGCCTTTTTAAAAATAATTATGGATATTGAGATACATACTACCATTGTTAATATAAAAGTTTTCATTTTATATATGAAGTGTTTCTTAGTTTGAATGCGCTTTATTTACTACAAGAGATTCCTTCTAAAAAAGAATGAACAAAATTTCAAAAGTGTATTTACATTTGTTCAACTAAGAGTTAGAATGAAGTTGTTAAAAGATATGAGGAGTGAAGATAATGAATATTGCAAAGTTAATTGACCATACAATTTTAAAAGCTAATACTACAAAAGAAGATGTTATGAAAGTAATCGAAGAAGCAAAGGAATATAAGTTCGCTTCTGTTTGTATTAATCCTACATGGGTGAAGCTAGCTGCTGAAGAATTAGCTGGACATGATGTAGATGTTTGTACTGTAATCGGTTTCCCATTAGGAGCAAGTACGACTGAAACAAAAGCTTTCGAAACAAAAGATGCTATCGCAAAAGGTGCAACTGAAGTTGATATGGTAATCAACGTAGGCGCTTTAAAAGATGGTGATAACGAGTTCGTTGAAAAAGATATTTATGAAGTAGTACAAGCAGCAAAAGGAAAAGCTCTTGTAAAAGTAATCATTGAAACTTGCCTATTAACAGATGAAGAGAAAGTACGCGCTTGTGAATTATCAGTAAAAGCTGGTGCTGACTTCGTAAAAACTTCAACTGGATTCTCAACTGGCGGAGCAACTGCTGAAGATATCGCATTAATGCGTAAAACAGTAGGACCAAACGTTGGTGTAAAAGCATCTGGTGGCGTTCGTACACGTGAAGATGCAGACAAAATGGTAGCTGCTGGAGCTTCTCGCGTTGGAGCAAGTGCTAGTGTTGCAATCGTATTAAACGATGCAAAAGGTGCTACAGATAACTACTAATCATTAATGAAGTCAAAAGCAATAGATACACAAAGTAAAGTGTATCTATTGCTTTAACAACTTTTAAAAAATGTAAGCGGATACGAATGGGAGGAGACGGCTTATGAAATACTTAATTGGTATTTTTGGCCTCGTATTGATTTTAGGTATCGCTTGGCTTGCTAGTAATAATAGAAAGAAAGTCAAATATCGCCCAATCATAACGATGGTTATATTACAATTCATTTTGGGGTTTTTATTATTAAATACAAGTGTGGGGAACATATTAATTAGCGGAATAGCAGATGGTTTTGGAGAGCTATTAAAATATGCCGCTGACGGTGTGAATTTCGTATTTGGTGGATTAGTAAATCAAAAAGAGTTTTCATTCTTTTTAAGTGTATTAATGCCAATCGTATTTATATCAGCTTTAATAGGTATTTTGCAACATATTAAAGTATTACCTATTATTGTGAAGTCTATCGGTCTAGCATTAAGTAAAGTAAATGGAATGGGGAAACTAGAATCATATAATGCTGTTGCTTCTGCGATTTTAGGACAATCTGAAGTGTTTATTTCAGTTAAGAAACAATTAGGATTATTGCCAGAGAAAAGAATGTATACATTATGTGCATCTGCAATGTCTACTGTTTCAATGTCTATCGTTGGATCATATATGGTGTTATTAAAACCACAATATGTTGTAACCGCTTTAGTACTTAACTTATTTGGTGGCTTTATTATCGCTTCTATTATTAACCCTTATGAAGTTACTGAAGAAGAAGATATGTTAGAAGTACAAGAGGAAGAGAAAAAGACCTTCTTTGAAGTATTAGGAGAATACATTATAGACGGATTTAAAGTTGCGATTACAGTGGCAGCTATGTTAGTTGGTTTCGTTGCTCTTATCGCATTCATTAATGCAGTATTTAAAGGTGTAATCGGTATTTCATTCCAAGAAATTCTTGGTTATGTATTTGCACCATTTGCATTTATTATGGGTGTACCTTGGCATGAAGCAGTTAATGCTGGAAATATTATGGCAACGAAATTAGTATCAAATGAATTTGTCGCTATGACAGATTTAGCACAAGGAAACTTTAATTTCTCAGATAGAACGACAGCGATTATATCTGTATTCTTAGTTTCATTTGCAAACTTCTCTTCAATTGGAATTATTGCAGGGGCAGTTAAGAGCTTAAATGAAAAGCAAGGGAATGTAGTCGCAAGATTCGGCTTGAAATTACTTTTCGGTGCAACATTAGTAAGTTTCTTATCCGCAACAATCGTGGGCTTATTATTTTAATAGATTCATATCATATAAAAAGGAATGGTGATTGTAATGAGAATGGTAGATATTATTGCGAAAAAACGTGACGGCAAAGAATTAACGACTGAAGAAATCAAATTCTTTATTAATGGATATACAGACGGAAGTATTCCTGATTATCAAGTGAGTGCACTTGCAATGGCAATCTTCTTTAAAGATATGACAGATCGTGAGCGTGCAGATTTAACGATGGCAATGGTTGAATCGGGAGAAACGATCGACTTATCAGCAATTGAAGGGATTAAAGTAGACAAACATTCAACTGGCGGCGTTGGTGATACAACAACTTTAGTATTAGGACCATTAGTAGCTGCTTTAGACGTACCAGTAGCAAAAATGTCTGGGCGTGGTTTAGGACATACAGGCGGAACAATTGATAAATTAGAAGCGGTAGAAGGATTCCACGTTGAAATTACGAAAGAGCAGTTCATTGATATTGTAAACCGTGACAAAGTAGCTGTTATTGGACAAACAGGAAACTTAACACCTGCAGATAAAAAGATTTATGCATTACGCGATGTAACAGGAACAGTAAACTCAATTCCTCTAATCGCAAGTTCAATTATGAGTAAAAAAATTGCAGCTGGTGCTGACGCAATCGTACTTGATGTAAAAACAGGTGCTGGCGCATTTATGAAAACAGAAGAAGATGCAAAAGAATTAGCACATGCAATGGTACGTATCGGAAATAATGTAGGACGTCAAACTATGGCTGTTATTTCAGATATGTCACAACCTCTTGGATTCGCGATTGGTAATGCTCTAGAAGTGAAAGAAGCGATTGATACGTTAAAAGGTGAAGGTCCAGAAGATTTAACAGAATTAGTACTCGTATTAGGAAGTCAAATGGTCGTACTTGCGAAGAAAGCAAATACATTAGAAGAAGCTCGTGAAATGCTAATTGAAGTTATGAAAAACGGAAAAGCAACTGAGAAGTTTAAAGAGTTCTTAAGCAATCAAGGCGGAGATAGCTCAATTGTAGACAATCCAGAAAAAATGCCACAGGCGAAGTATGTAATTGATGTACCTGCTAAAACTTCAGGTGT includes these proteins:
- the deoC gene encoding deoxyribose-phosphate aldolase → MNIAKLIDHTILKANTTKEDVMKVIEEAKEYKFASVCINPTWVKLAAEELAGHDVDVCTVIGFPLGASTTETKAFETKDAIAKGATEVDMVINVGALKDGDNEFVEKDIYEVVQAAKGKALVKVIIETCLLTDEEKVRACELSVKAGADFVKTSTGFSTGGATAEDIALMRKTVGPNVGVKASGGVRTREDADKMVAAGASRVGASASVAIVLNDAKGATDNY
- a CDS encoding NupC/NupG family nucleoside CNT transporter; this translates as MKYLIGIFGLVLILGIAWLASNNRKKVKYRPIITMVILQFILGFLLLNTSVGNILISGIADGFGELLKYAADGVNFVFGGLVNQKEFSFFLSVLMPIVFISALIGILQHIKVLPIIVKSIGLALSKVNGMGKLESYNAVASAILGQSEVFISVKKQLGLLPEKRMYTLCASAMSTVSMSIVGSYMVLLKPQYVVTALVLNLFGGFIIASIINPYEVTEEEDMLEVQEEEKKTFFEVLGEYIIDGFKVAITVAAMLVGFVALIAFINAVFKGVIGISFQEILGYVFAPFAFIMGVPWHEAVNAGNIMATKLVSNEFVAMTDLAQGNFNFSDRTTAIISVFLVSFANFSSIGIIAGAVKSLNEKQGNVVARFGLKLLFGATLVSFLSATIVGLLF
- a CDS encoding pyrimidine-nucleoside phosphorylase, producing MRMVDIIAKKRDGKELTTEEIKFFINGYTDGSIPDYQVSALAMAIFFKDMTDRERADLTMAMVESGETIDLSAIEGIKVDKHSTGGVGDTTTLVLGPLVAALDVPVAKMSGRGLGHTGGTIDKLEAVEGFHVEITKEQFIDIVNRDKVAVIGQTGNLTPADKKIYALRDVTGTVNSIPLIASSIMSKKIAAGADAIVLDVKTGAGAFMKTEEDAKELAHAMVRIGNNVGRQTMAVISDMSQPLGFAIGNALEVKEAIDTLKGEGPEDLTELVLVLGSQMVVLAKKANTLEEAREMLIEVMKNGKATEKFKEFLSNQGGDSSIVDNPEKMPQAKYVIDVPAKTSGVISNIVADEIGIAAMLLGAGRATKEDEIDLAVGLMLRKKVGDAVKEGEPFVTIYANRENVEDVKAKIYENISIAETAVAPKLVHTVITD